From a region of the Mycobacteroides saopaulense genome:
- the hemE gene encoding uroporphyrinogen decarboxylase — MAAWAVMTGLNEDSATEAKTRRDLPLSPYLAAAAGKTPSRPPVWFMRQAGRSLPEYRAVRADHAMLDACFNPELVCEITMQPIRRHQVDAAILFSDIVVPLKAAGIDLDIVPDVGPVIAKPVRTTADVTVLPRLEPGQVEAVSAAVRLLVRELGQTPLIGFAGAPFTLASYLVEGGPSRHHQRTKALLLGDPQTWHALMTALTDITIAFLRAQLDAGVDALQLFDSWAGALSLADYRSAVLPHSTRIFDEFAGAGVPMTHFGVGTAELLGAMGQAGATVVGVDWRTPLNVAAGRVGPGKALQGNLDPAVLLAGWPVVESEVRRIVAEGRQAVADGAAGHIFNLGHGVLPDTDPAVLTDAVALVHSL; from the coding sequence ATGGCAGCATGGGCGGTGATGACCGGATTGAACGAAGATAGCGCGACGGAGGCAAAAACCCGCCGCGACCTGCCGCTTTCTCCCTACCTGGCTGCTGCCGCGGGTAAGACCCCCAGCCGCCCGCCGGTGTGGTTCATGCGGCAGGCCGGGCGTTCGCTACCCGAGTACCGCGCGGTGCGTGCCGATCACGCCATGCTGGACGCTTGTTTCAACCCTGAACTGGTTTGCGAGATCACCATGCAGCCGATCCGTCGGCACCAGGTGGACGCCGCCATCTTGTTCTCGGACATCGTGGTCCCGCTGAAGGCCGCCGGCATCGACCTGGACATCGTTCCCGATGTCGGCCCCGTGATCGCCAAACCGGTGCGCACCACCGCCGATGTCACGGTGCTGCCGCGTCTGGAGCCCGGTCAGGTCGAGGCCGTCAGCGCGGCGGTGCGACTGCTGGTGAGGGAGCTCGGACAGACCCCGCTGATCGGTTTCGCGGGCGCCCCCTTCACCCTGGCCTCCTATTTGGTGGAGGGCGGCCCCAGCCGACACCACCAGCGCACCAAGGCCCTGCTGCTGGGCGATCCGCAGACGTGGCATGCGTTGATGACCGCGCTGACCGATATCACCATCGCGTTTCTGCGTGCACAGCTGGACGCCGGCGTGGACGCGCTGCAGCTGTTCGATTCCTGGGCGGGTGCACTGTCGCTGGCCGACTATCGCTCGGCCGTATTACCGCACAGCACAAGAATTTTCGATGAGTTCGCGGGCGCCGGTGTGCCCATGACGCACTTCGGGGTTGGCACCGCCGAGCTGCTGGGTGCGATGGGGCAGGCGGGCGCCACCGTGGTCGGTGTGGACTGGCGCACCCCGTTGAACGTCGCCGCGGGCAGGGTCGGACCCGGTAAGGCCTTGCAGGGCAATCTCGATCCGGCGGTGCTCCTGGCCGGGTGGCCGGTGGTGGAGAGCGAGGTGCGCCGCATCGTCGCCGAGGGGCGCCAGGCGGTGGCCGACGGTGCTGCCGGGCACATCTTCAACCTGGGCCACGGCGTGCTGCCGGATACCGATCCGGCGGTCCTCACCGATGCGGTGGCGTTGGTGCACTCCTTGTGA
- a CDS encoding DUF3000 domain-containing protein translates to MNSVTARPEIELGTIRPPQRLAPFSYALGAEIKHRDVDNVPEQSEGDAFGRLILLHDPDGDEAWNGTMRLVAYIQADLDASEAVDPLLPEVAWSWLVDALNTRTADVTALGGTVTATTSVRYGDIAGPGRAHQLELRASWTATGTDIGTHVEAFCEVLEHAAGLPPVGVTDLGSRHRA, encoded by the coding sequence ATGAACTCCGTGACCGCGCGTCCGGAAATCGAGCTGGGCACTATCCGTCCCCCACAGCGGCTGGCGCCGTTCAGCTATGCACTCGGCGCGGAGATCAAGCACCGCGACGTCGATAACGTGCCCGAACAATCCGAGGGCGACGCGTTCGGCAGGCTAATCCTGTTGCACGACCCCGACGGTGATGAGGCATGGAACGGAACCATGCGGCTGGTGGCCTACATCCAGGCCGATCTGGATGCTTCCGAGGCCGTCGACCCGTTGCTGCCGGAGGTTGCCTGGAGCTGGCTCGTGGACGCGCTCAATACGCGCACCGCGGATGTGACAGCGCTGGGCGGAACCGTCACCGCAACCACCTCGGTCCGCTACGGCGATATCGCCGGTCCTGGGCGTGCCCACCAGCTGGAGCTGCGCGCATCCTGGACCGCTACCGGCACCGACATCGGTACCCATGTCGAGGCGTTCTGCGAAGTGTTGGAGCATGCCGCGGGCCTGCCGCCAGTGGGTGTGACGGATCTGGGGTCGCGCCACCGCGCCTAG
- a CDS encoding protoporphyrinogen oxidase, with product MADISSIAIVGGGISGLTAAYRLRCELGEKVRLTVYDPAAQLGGILRTISLGEHRVDIGAEAFITRRPEVLDLLNELGLADRTLETTGARPLVYAGGSLHPLPTRTVNGIPASASSVVGLVDEETVARIESEPQRDMHWTIGAEPTVADLVSLRFGPQVVARLVDPLLGGVYAGSAATTGLRTAAPGIAKALDEGAGSLLAAARQALPPISATGIFGAIDGGYTVLVEELWRRSGAEHRRLAVTGVERDGDGWTVVGDGTSDRADAVVVAVPAPRAADILDVVAPQSAAAARTIPVASSVVVALTLPGDAPIPANSGVLVASGEALHTKAITFSTSKWGLRGRSTQVVRLSYGRFGDTVARATSDEQLRHWAVADLETVLGVSVAPMDTAVARWIDAMPQYGPGHAEVVQALRAELPPGIAVAGSYLDGIGVPACVAAASQAARDSVARWGHG from the coding sequence GTGGCCGATATCTCCTCCATAGCCATTGTGGGGGGCGGTATTTCGGGTCTGACGGCTGCGTATCGGCTGCGCTGTGAGCTCGGCGAGAAGGTTCGCCTCACCGTGTACGACCCCGCCGCGCAGCTGGGCGGGATTCTTCGCACCATCAGCCTGGGCGAGCACCGAGTCGACATCGGGGCCGAGGCCTTCATCACCCGGCGTCCCGAGGTGCTGGACCTGTTGAACGAATTGGGGCTGGCGGATCGCACGCTGGAGACCACCGGGGCGCGGCCTCTCGTCTACGCCGGTGGCAGCCTGCATCCGCTACCCACGCGAACCGTCAACGGCATCCCGGCCTCCGCGTCCTCGGTTGTCGGTCTCGTCGACGAGGAGACTGTCGCGCGCATCGAGAGTGAGCCCCAGCGCGATATGCACTGGACCATCGGAGCCGAGCCCACGGTCGCCGACCTGGTCTCGTTGCGGTTTGGCCCGCAGGTGGTCGCGCGGCTGGTGGACCCGCTGCTCGGTGGCGTGTACGCGGGCTCGGCCGCCACGACGGGTCTGCGCACGGCGGCGCCCGGTATCGCCAAGGCTCTCGACGAGGGGGCGGGCAGCCTGCTGGCCGCGGCCCGGCAGGCATTGCCGCCGATCTCGGCCACCGGCATCTTCGGTGCCATCGACGGCGGTTACACGGTGCTGGTGGAGGAACTCTGGCGGCGCAGCGGCGCCGAACACCGGCGGCTCGCGGTCACCGGTGTCGAGCGTGATGGAGACGGCTGGACCGTCGTCGGTGACGGCACCTCCGATCGCGCGGACGCCGTCGTCGTCGCGGTGCCCGCACCCCGCGCGGCCGACATTCTGGATGTGGTGGCACCGCAGTCGGCGGCCGCGGCGCGGACCATTCCGGTGGCCTCCTCGGTGGTCGTGGCCCTGACACTGCCCGGCGACGCCCCGATCCCCGCCAACTCCGGCGTACTCGTCGCATCGGGAGAAGCCTTGCATACCAAGGCCATAACGTTCTCGACCAGCAAGTGGGGATTGCGCGGGCGGAGTACCCAGGTGGTCCGGTTGTCCTATGGACGCTTCGGCGACACCGTGGCGCGGGCCACCAGCGACGAGCAGCTGCGGCACTGGGCCGTCGCCGACCTGGAGACGGTGCTCGGCGTTTCCGTCGCCCCCATGGATACGGCGGTGGCGCGCTGGATCGACGCCATGCCGCAGTACGGCCCCGGCCACGCCGAGGTGGTGCAGGCACTGCGCGCCGAGTTGCCGCCGGGAATAGCGGTGGCGGGCTCCTACCTGGACGGCATCGGGGTGCCGGCTTGTGTGGCCGCCGCCTCTCAGGCCGCGCGGGACAGCGTGGCACGATGGGGGCATGGCTAG
- the hemQ gene encoding hydrogen peroxide-dependent heme synthase, with translation MASLDFDTLNSTIRYLMFSVFQLRDGGLGEDRDGVADEVATLIKRHEDDGVVVRGIYDVAGLRADADFMIWSHAESIEKLQALYSDFRRTTVLGRASTPVWSNAALHRPAEFNKSHIPAFLAGEEPGAYICVYPFVRSYDWYLLPDEERRKMLADHGIAARAYKDVRANTVPAFALGDYEWLLAFEAPELYRIVDLMRDLRATEARLHVREETPFFTGPRISPEELVARLP, from the coding sequence ATGGCTAGCCTCGATTTCGACACCCTGAACTCCACCATCCGCTACCTGATGTTCTCGGTGTTCCAGCTGCGCGACGGGGGCTTGGGCGAAGACCGCGACGGTGTCGCCGACGAGGTGGCCACCCTGATCAAGCGGCACGAGGACGACGGCGTCGTGGTGCGCGGCATCTACGACGTGGCCGGTCTGCGTGCCGATGCCGACTTCATGATCTGGTCGCACGCCGAATCCATCGAGAAGCTGCAGGCGCTGTACAGCGACTTTCGGCGCACCACCGTACTGGGCCGGGCCAGCACTCCGGTGTGGAGCAACGCGGCCCTGCACCGGCCCGCCGAGTTCAACAAGAGCCACATCCCGGCCTTCCTCGCGGGGGAGGAACCCGGCGCCTACATCTGCGTGTATCCCTTTGTGCGGTCCTATGATTGGTACCTGCTGCCTGACGAGGAGCGGCGCAAGATGCTCGCCGATCACGGGATCGCCGCGCGTGCCTACAAGGACGTGCGCGCCAACACCGTGCCGGCGTTCGCGCTCGGCGACTACGAGTGGCTGCTGGCGTTCGAGGCGCCGGAGCTGTACCGCATCGTGGACCTGATGCGCGACCTGCGCGCCACCGAGGCGCGGCTGCATGTGCGTGAGGAGACGCCGTTCTTCACCGGCCCGCGCATCTCGCCCGAGGAACTCGTCGCCCGTCTGCCGTAG
- the msrB gene encoding peptide-methionine (R)-S-oxide reductase MsrB gives MNLTDEQWRERLTPDEFAVLRRAGTERPFVGEYTDTKTEGVYACRACGAELFRSTEKFESHCGWPSFFDPADSDAVILKPDDSLGMRRVEVICANCHSHLGHVFEGEGYPTPTDQRYCINSISLTLQPS, from the coding sequence GTGAATCTGACCGACGAGCAGTGGCGCGAGCGACTGACTCCTGACGAGTTCGCGGTGCTGCGTCGTGCCGGCACCGAGCGGCCGTTCGTCGGCGAGTACACCGACACCAAGACCGAGGGCGTATACGCCTGCCGGGCGTGTGGTGCCGAGCTGTTCCGCAGCACCGAGAAGTTCGAATCCCATTGCGGGTGGCCGTCGTTCTTCGATCCGGCCGATTCGGATGCGGTGATCCTGAAGCCCGACGATTCGCTCGGCATGCGGCGCGTCGAGGTGATCTGCGCCAACTGCCACAGCCACCTGGGGCACGTATTCGAGGGCGAGGGATACCCCACGCCGACAGACCAGCGGTACTGCATCAATTCCATCTCGCTGACGCTGCAGCCGTCCTAG
- a CDS encoding HRDC domain-containing protein, which yields MDTDSELPEPTPLLRPAEGVPPITASTDEIRAAARRLASGTGAFAVDAERASGFRYSNRAYLIQIRRRGAGTVLLDPTNVPDALGPIVEALSADEWILHAADQDLPCLAELEMRPPSLYDTELAGRLAGFEKVNLAAMVHRLLGLGLAKGHGAADWSKRPLPDDWLNYAALDVEVLVELREKIAEVLAEQDKTEWARQEFEYLAHTPASATRRDNWRRTSGIHKIRKPGQLAAVRELWLSRDELARARDVAPGRTLPDSAIVEAALADPKSRAELIALPVFGGPRQKQQADRWLAALAKARSGTAAPPVNEPTTGPPPVSRWSRRKPEAYARLEAARAALSALSEQITVPVENIVTPEIVRRICWDWTGNGDVDELLAGHGARPWQRELTVPILAAALAE from the coding sequence ATGGACACAGACTCCGAGCTTCCCGAACCAACACCGCTGCTGCGCCCCGCCGAAGGGGTGCCGCCGATCACCGCGTCGACAGATGAGATCCGCGCGGCTGCACGACGTTTAGCCTCCGGCACCGGCGCTTTTGCGGTCGATGCCGAGCGAGCCTCGGGGTTCCGTTACTCCAATCGGGCCTATTTGATCCAGATCCGGCGCCGTGGCGCGGGGACGGTGCTGCTGGACCCGACGAATGTTCCGGACGCTCTCGGACCGATCGTGGAGGCCTTGAGCGCCGACGAATGGATCCTGCACGCCGCCGACCAGGATCTGCCATGCCTGGCCGAGCTGGAGATGAGGCCACCGTCGCTCTACGACACCGAATTGGCCGGGCGCCTCGCCGGATTCGAGAAGGTGAATCTCGCGGCGATGGTGCACCGACTGCTGGGCCTGGGCCTGGCCAAGGGACATGGCGCCGCCGACTGGTCCAAACGTCCGCTGCCGGACGATTGGCTCAACTATGCGGCGCTGGATGTCGAAGTGCTCGTCGAACTGCGTGAGAAGATCGCCGAAGTGCTTGCCGAACAAGACAAGACCGAATGGGCGCGGCAGGAGTTCGAGTACCTTGCGCACACACCGGCCTCGGCCACCCGACGGGACAACTGGCGCCGCACCTCCGGCATCCACAAGATCCGCAAGCCCGGACAGCTGGCCGCTGTCCGCGAATTATGGCTCAGCCGTGATGAATTGGCCCGCGCACGAGATGTAGCCCCCGGACGGACGCTACCCGATTCGGCGATCGTCGAAGCGGCGCTGGCCGACCCCAAGTCCCGCGCCGAACTGATCGCCCTCCCCGTCTTCGGTGGCCCCCGGCAGAAGCAGCAGGCCGATCGGTGGCTGGCGGCGCTGGCCAAGGCGCGCAGCGGTACGGCCGCACCGCCGGTCAACGAACCGACCACTGGACCTCCACCGGTGTCGCGATGGTCGCGGCGCAAGCCCGAGGCCTATGCCCGCCTGGAAGCGGCACGGGCGGCCCTATCGGCGCTCTCCGAGCAGATCACGGTTCCCGTGGAGAACATCGTCACCCCGGAGATCGTGCGGCGAATCTGCTGGGATTGGACCGGAAACGGCGACGTTGACGAACTGCTGGCCGGCCATGGCGCACGTCCGTGGCAGCGGGAGCTTACCGTGCCGATCCTGGCCGCCGCGCTGGCCGAGTAA